The genome window CTGCCGTTGCCGTAGTGACAGTAAGGATGGGGCTCCAGTCTACCTCACTCCCCTGtgagaaacacagagaacagGGTCAAAACAAAACCAGGCACTAACTCAGCATCTTAACCACCTTCTAACACAACTAACACAGTTGATTCAGAAAACATAccataaaataaataactttgcTAAGTCTTCACAAAATATGTATAGTAACTAAGATCCTACTGGCCTGTCATGCATTTTTTTTTCACAGCAATGTCAATGCACTGTGTGAAACTGCCCACCCGTTTCACGTCCATCAAACGTATTGGTTGCATACTTTACACGGTTGGGTGCTTTTTCTGTGGGATGACCCCTACCATGAAGAAGTTATCAATTCAAAGTCACCCTCTTGTCAAATCTAGACACCAGAGATGACAACCTATGCTCCACATCATCAGTGCATTTACGGACCACAAGACATGTTGCCACATGCAGAAGATGGAGGGGAGTCCTCGCCATACCTTGCTCTCTGGGACGCCAGCTCCGATAACCAGCACCAAACCACAGCCACTATCACAATCATTCCTAtgaaggggatggagagaacagGGTGCTCAGACGGATGGATGAAGCTCTGAGGAGGAGAATAAAAacaaaggatggatggagatgaaGGAAATGGAGAGACAAACTAGAACGAGGAAAGAGTGGAGGGTCGGAGACGGTCACAATGTTGGATATCGTCACGTCATGCTAAACCAATCGATGAATACATGATGGGAGCTATGACTGCGGTGTaaaagggaggggaaggggtcaTGGTGTCATGGTCGGATACATGAGGTCAATTCACTGTGAAACAAACAATCATTATGAATATAACTAAGTAAACCCTCAAGATACGTTCAAAGATTTCCATTTGTATTTGGGCATATGAGACAAACAAGAGACAACAATGACCATTTGTAGACAACATGAACAGGACAACAGTAATAAATGAGAAGGACGTGATCATATAGATGGTTTGTCTGTGGTGAAGGCCATCAAACTCTTTCGGAATCAATCATTCATGTgttaagggagtcagatggctgagtggagtcagatggctgagtggttagggaagcgggctagtaatcagaaggttgctagttcgattcccagctatgcaaaccaaatgacgttgtgtccttgggcaaggcacttcaccctacttgcctggggggaatgtccctgtacttactgtaagtcgctctggataagagcgtctgctaaatgactaaatgtaaatgtaaatgtaagtgcaaCACACAGCGCGTATAGACATTGAAAGCACAGGGACAGAGTCTTGGACAGGGACGGGTGGACACTTTGACACGACGCAGAAAGACAGTTCATTGTGCAGCCCTCAGGTATAGGCACAACACAGAGGAGGTGGAATCCAAGCCAGGAGGACAACATCCAGTCCGCTCTGATATGGGCCGACAGTCAGCGTGAACTCATATCACAACATACATAGCTGCAGTATGAGATCTGCACACATAAAGTCTTCAGACACAAAGTGAATGTGATGTGTGCTATGTGTTGGTTATCATTGGGATTTTCTTTCGGCAATACAGGGTTTTTTGTTTCGTTTGAATTCTCACAGTTGTTTTGGTTTGAGATGGCTACCACGATAGTGGTAATACATCTCACAAGACACTGTTTGCTGTAGTAGGCAGCAAACATACTCTTGGTCTCTTAACCTCTAAAAAATCCCTCTTCCTCATGGTCCCCTCACCTGTCCCCGCTCCCCTGAGAGCTTCTCCAGCTCCGCCTTGCAGCGCTGCAGCTCGTCCTCCAGCACAGCTCTCTCCTTCTGGCTGCAGTCGTACAGAGCCTGCAGCTCCTGCAGCTCTGTCTTCAGACCCTcacactgggacacacacacacacacaccagagtgaGGAGGCACACTGTCATTCGGACTCGCCTGTTCAATCCTAACCCTGGTATTTCAACACCAAGCGGTGGCATTGTATGCAGACAGATGCATGCTGTCATCTTTTGGCATGGGATCCATTAGTTAGCTCCTGGTAAAGAGCTTTAGCCACCGCAGCTGCCCCTTCTGTGTTTTGCTTTGCTATTGCGCTATGTCAGGCTTTGCATCAGGGCTCTTAGTATTCTTAGGATAGATATGAATTCAGTTCCATAGCTATACTATACTAACTAAACATAACATACACTGTGTATGACTTACCCACTGTTCAGTATGCATTAAATAGAATAAGAAAATGTCAgaaaaacacaaatgtattttttctttacttatttactactttttgtgagtgtgtgcagtgcaTTTTGGTAAATACACTCATTTTGGCCCCCAAAGATGatttttacatttgaatgtgCAGTGAGCAGCCAGGACGTCCCTGATCGTACCTCCCTCTGGACCTGAGAAGCCCGTTCTTCTGCCTGCTTAAGCTGGTCCCTCAGAGAGAAGATCTCCCCAAAGCCCCCGTTCCAACCAGTGGGGGTCATGGGTTTCCCATCGAATGAGATGTTCTTCTGGATGGAGGCGTCGACCTGGTGACAGTTGGTGCCTGTGGACTGGGCCATGGTCATGTAGCTCTTGTTCACGCCTTCCTCCGTGCCAGCCTCCATGTCCAGGCCCTCCGTGCCAGCCTCCATGTCCAGGCCCTCcgtgccctccccctcctctctcagagaCAGGTACACACTGCTGGAGCTGGCAGGAATGGCATCAGTTACAACAAAAGAAGGGTCATTTACTCGAAGATCTTTTCCCCAGACAGCCTTTGAATAGACTGTACACATgggaaaaaacaaacatagaCAAACTCGTTATGTATCTTCTTTTGAACTCTCTCTTGGAGGAAGCTTTGAGCCCAGCGAGGAAGCGCTGAGCCCCCGCGATTACTTCCACATCCGTCTGCCCCCCTCACCTGGTCCTCTGCctctgcagctgctgcagccgcTCGGAAAGACGTCCGTTGTCCTCCTTCAgagtcacacactcctccctcagCGTGTTGCACTCCTCCTTCAGCAGGTCCACGTCACCTGAGGAGAGCGCACAGGACAAGACGTTCACCGACCAGGGATACGCTGTGGTATGCACGACTATGTGTTCGTTTATCGTCCTTTGGTTTTATCTGACTTAATTTGATTGCTCTGGACTGACCCTATTTTACATAATTTCACTAATAGAATTTCAAGTCGATCCAAGGGCAGGATAACCAGGACAATCTTTCTAGTACTAGACAGAAAAAATGCGACTTCATGGATTAGTAAATAAATCAATGGATAAATAAGTGAATTAATCTACATGATATGTAAAAAAGTCTGTTCAGCCCTCTCATAAACAGTCTGTACAAGTTATGACCTCAGCAAGTTGAGACACGATTAAATGCACTTTTAATACATTTGAATTGGATCATGTCACCATACCCCTTTGTCAGACAGTTGGTATTACCCCTAACCCCTCAACCTCTGAGCTTGGAGAACTGCAGTTCTGAGAAGACTATCTTCCTCTCTGGTCCCCACCCCTGCTTccccaccatcctctcccactctgtcaGAGTCACACGCTGAGCTCATCTGGCCAGGAGCAGTGATGTCGTGAGTTGGATGTGTCTGACGTGCTGTTGGCGggtgcctctcctcccttctggaTTATTCCCTGGCTGACACAGAGGATGACATCACACACCCCTTCTCTTCCCACCGTACCGACATCGAGAGCTCAAACGGGATTTTAGCACCGCATACTTGTCCTCCATTATTAAACCCACAACCCTGATTTATGTGTTTGACTGCGGGATGCTAAGCATGATGGAAGTTAGCAATAAAAATGCGAGGACTTCATGCTTCGGCTTTGTGATGTTATTAGTATTGACATACAGATACTTTTGTCTGGGAGTGATCGAGCTTGGGTTTGAATTTTATGGTTTGAATTCCACCTTGGGAAAGACAGTTAGGCCTTTTAACTGTAACTCTCCCCATAACTGTGTGACTGTTTACTTATTGATGGAGGAGTTGCGAGAGCATTGTCATGGCGACAGACAGATTAACTGGTTGGGTGTGCACTGAGCGCTCCTTTCTTTAACcctttcatgtctctctccactcttcttCTCACCTTTTTGCCCTTCGACCATCTGTTTCTCAACCTCTCTAAGAATATTTTTGAATTCTCACCGATCCTCCATCGTCTACCTATCCAAACctacctctcattctctctcgtcTTGCACCCATCCACCTTCCTATCCCCAtttgctcctcctctcaccctatCCTATCCTAACCCctacctttcctcccctcctctttcccctttctCGCAACCCCCCCCTGAAATCTCCTCATCCATCCTTGTcgcctttcccctccctccctccctccccccctccctccctccctccccccctttgtccctcaccctctctcctctccacctcgcgCCGCTGGCTCTTCATGCTGATCTCGGCGCGCAGGGTGGTGATCTCTAGCTCGTACTCCATGGCCTCGTCGCCCAGGCGCTGCAGCTCCGCCCTCAGGCGGCACAGCTCCTCCTGCAGGGAGGCGATGTCGTTCTCCCGCTCCCCCGCCGCCTCCTCGGCCGCCTGCTGCAGCAGGAGCACCTCCTCCTGGGCCGAGTGCAGCTCCTCCTGCGCCTCGGCCagctcgctctccttctcctcctccaggctgtccatctcctcctgcaCCGAGCGCAGCTGAGctggggaggcggaggggagtCAGAGACGAGGGGTTAGGTTTGGTGCAGTAGAACACTAATGGGTGGGGGTGCCTGAgaacagagggtgtgtgtgtgtgtgtgtgtttttgtgatttttcttatgtgtgtgtgtgtgtttgagtgtgttttttcttatgtgtgtgcatcctttgtgtgtgtgtgtgtggctgtggctgtGAGCAAAAGCTGTGCTTGCGAGGAAATCTGATGTAACTGACGGTAAGAGGCATGCTGTCATTTGACCTAAGACATACGCAGATGTATATAACAAGAGGCATTTGAGCATTTCCCACTTGAATTAAAAGCAGGTGATGTTCCCACAGCCCTATGAACAGCTATGACAAATGATGATACGCATGTTCACACTTTACAGTCAATTACGTCACTAATGGCTGACACAATGTCTTTCTCTACATGGCCCCTCAAATCTGTTCATTAGAGCACTGGTGGGACCATAGAATTCCATTGGGTGATTGGATGTGTGAGACAAATGGTCTGGTAATTAACATTCACTAATTGTGCAGAAATGGCAGCCAGTAAAACACCATCCTTAAATCTTTTACAGCGTATCTCAGTCTGTTGAATATACTGACGCTCTGCAGTGGCTTCAACAAATGCAAGATTGTTGAAGTATGCTGTAATGTGTCAGTGTTGTAACTTAGGAGCAAGCCATCAGGACTGAGTGTGTTGAGTTTGTCAGGGGTGTGTTAATGTGTCtgggcgtacgtgtgtgtgtgtgtgtgtacgtgataCCTTGTAGATTCTGGATCTGCCGTGTGAAGGCCTCTGCCTGGTGGGCGCTGGCCAGACGCTCGTCCTCCAGGAAacctgaggaggggagagagagagagagagagagagagagagagagagagagagagagagagagagagagagagagagagagagagagagagagagagagagagagaaagagagagagagagagagagagagagagagatgttagaAATGTATGGAGAgataggtagagagatggaaagagaaagacagatacagAGATTGAATCTGAGCCTACTGTCATTCTGTACTTGCTTATGGAAATGTTTTATCACGGTCACTGTAAAGGTATTTGGTAATATCAACAACATTGGTTTCTTCTATTTTGTATGTGTTAGGACCACTCTGTTCCTGTGACTCCCCCCAGTGACATACAAGGAGTCAtagcttctcttcagcctgaTTCAGCTTCCAGCTGAATCAAACAGACGCTGCCGTATCATCCTAACAGCTGAGCATGCCCAGGGGGAGGGACCAACCCCAGTCATGATGTCACAGTGCGGTCTAGGACACCAGGTCTGGAAGCTTCTGTCACCGAGCATACAGCTGTCTGTGGAATGCTTGCACCCTGCCAGACAAACAACTGAGCTCACTAATCCAGGTTCCcagccatgacacacacacacacagagctcaagATGTCCCcagccatgacacacacacacacacagagctcaagATGTCCCcagccatgacacacacacacacagagctcaagATGTCCCcagccatgacacacacacacacacagagctcaagATGTCCCcagccatgacacacacacacagagctcaagATGTCCCcaacgtgacacacacacacacacagacgaaagGCTTTCGCAtgcacatgacacagacatgacatgacatgacacacacaccttaacacaAACCCACGATGgctgtcacacacaacacacacagccacacactcagaaattctctctcacacacatgcaaacacacccacacacacacactgagctctgACCACTTTGTCGTCAGTGGCATGGCCTTATTCATTGTGAGTGTGGTCATCATTGCTGAGGCATGATGCTAGTCAACAACTATAAGGATCCTACCTTGTCAGACAACACAGTAAATATTTACAATTTAAGATATTGAGTCACATTCACAACAGATGGGATCAGTTGAATGTGAATGTTCACACTAAAGACACATGCCTCAAACTCAAATCTTAACAAACCAGACTTGGCAGATTTCTATCTATAAAGAAATACACCAAGTATTGCTGCTGTGATGGAAACAGCACTTTAATTTTGACAAGGCAGAAGTCACCCATTTGCTAATGTAGGGGACACTGTCAATGGTATTATGTGTGTTGTACGTCTGTTTATAATTTAGGTGTTCACGGGGGTTGTGGTTCCTTGGTGACCTCCaggggtcctctctctctgaccttgcAGCTCATGGAAGGTCTCCTGGTGCTTGTTGGAGGTCTCCCTGGCCTCGCCCAGCTCCAGGAGCAGCTGCAGAACCTGGGacctcagctcctccagctcctgctcctcGGTCAGGGGCTCtgggtcctcctcctccttccgcttgcgctcctcctcctcctcctcgcgctccctctcctggtccatctcctccttctcgtTGTTCTCCTCCAGCACTCCTCGCTCCTTGGCTGTGATTTCGTGGTCCATGGTGGGGCTGCTTTCCGCTTTCAGATCACTCGGGTcatctaagagagagagagagagagagagagagagagagagagagagagagagagagagagagagagagagagagagagaccaaaagagagaggaagaggataaAGCATAAGAGAATGCATTTGTTGCAGGCCTTTTCGTGATCAAACAATTTCTACAGGAACATTCTACAAGCTTGCAACGTTGATTGCAAGTCAGAGCACCATGTTGAGAGTGAACGCCTGCAGTGACTCCATTGTGACACAAAACACCCCTGTCCTGTTTGTTTTTAGCATAGCTTTACTGACAATGTAGATCATTCTACACAGAATTGTCATAGACTGAGACAACCATTGTAACTCATGTCAAGATTAAAATGCACATAGCGGACAAAGATGCAGGGTCTTTCGTAGATAAATCACACAGAAGAAACATGGACctacaagaaaaacaatacatggGCTGTGTATTGGTGAAACCATTAAGAGGAAACTGCTGAGATTTTTTTTCTGATTTATCCTTTAGAATATTCCACTGATTCCTTTCTCCTTTTACCCAGTAGGTGGGGCAAGTGTAGCACTAATGTTGGTGTCTAATCAATCCCTATGACTCACCCCTCAGCAATGCAAACCCCTACAGAGCCCACGATAACTCAGAACTACCATTCACTGACCAGTGCGCAGCGAAACACGTGTCCTCTTTCCACAGCTGTTACTCTCCTACATCAATGTGTTGTGTTAAATTCTTGAACTTCCCACAGACTCAAGGCGGGGGCCAGAAACGTAGAGTTTCAGCTAAAGCTGCCGTAATGCCTACAAACCAAGTAGCGAGAACAACACCGTTTACGTATACTCGGAGGAAGAAAATAAGAAATCATTGACAAGACTTTGGGCTGAGCAATTTATACCGACCGATAGGCCATTTCCGGAGGTCTAAGCTGTTTTAGGAAATAGCAGTTTGACATCAGTCAACATCTTATCACCAGATAAAACCTgctctcacctccacacacactcacaatcaaatacatatatacacacatatacacacacatcaaacaattCTACAGAACGGTTCTCAACAAAATGCCCTTAAGGTCATGTCCATGTCTAAACTAAATGGATGTGGGCCGTCCAACCTTTTTGCAGCCTGCATTCAAGCACTCTAGATTTGTTGTTTGCTGTTAGAGGGGGGTGAAAGCAGAGCTAAGATTGATGTttactgagtgagagagagagagagagagagagagagagagagagatagagagagagagatagagagagagaggggagggagggagggagggagggagggagggagggagggagggagggagggagggagggagggagggagggagggagggagggagggagggagggagggagggagggagagagagagagagagagagagagagagagagagagagagagagagagagagagagagagagagagagagagagagagaagaaaaaaaaagaaaaagctgagCGCAACTGGGGACTGACATCACATAATCAACTAAAGGATCTGTTTAATTTGGAATGATACTCACATGTGCTACAGTAACCCAAAGGGCTCAATTGCCATGGCTCAGGGGAAACTGGCATGCACTGCTAATTATTTCTCTCTGTTATTATATCCCCTGTGAGATATCCCCTTTGCCATCATAATAAGCAGTAACAGATACCTTCTCATCACATTTATATTACCTTTCCAGAATGCTGAACTCTCTCTGAATGTAGCCTTGTAGAGGCCTGTTAAAGCTCTGTATGTGAGTGGAATGAGAGAGTCTCATTAAAGTTTGATGCAGCAGTAATTAGTTAATAATGAAGTGCTGTAACAGAGTGCAGAGCAGAGGCCAGAGCATGAGCAAGGTCGTAAGGAGACATCCTGTTCTTCACTACTCACTTCCTGTACGGCCAGGAGCAAACAAACAAATTAAATTAACTTCATTCAAAGACAGACTGGAGATGTTTATTTTTGATCCGTTTGTTTTATATTAGCGAATGTGGTTGGACTAGGAGATATGGCTAATCTGTAATCTTAAACtttaaaaatactttttaagacTTAAAGTAGGTGAGTGTCGCACAGCATATCCTGACTGTGTGAAATAAATAATGTACAGATGTTACAACATTGATGTAAATTCACCCATGAATGTCAGTCACATAAAACATTAAAGAATGTCAAGCACATTTATGTCGCGCAACACAGGCAGTGCTGAGAATACCTCCACGCAGCTAATTGCATGACCCCTTATAAAACGTGCATCTCTTCAACTAGCCTCACTGCTATGCATCCTGGCTAATAAATAAAGATATCAAAGGTCAAGTCTCTTCATGCTAAGAGTTTTTAGCTCAGCGTTGAGGGTTTTGGTCATGCGGGAATTTCATTGGACACGGATGCCGTGTGCATATTTAGAGCTGGAGAGAAGAGTTAACGCAGCTCCGGGAGAAAGGCAGCTTTTATCTAACGGGAACACATTCCTCCGTAATCACATTGGAGTGAGACAAGTTGGAGTGTCTCTTACAGTAATACATCGCTAAACTTTGGAAATAAACAGACTAATGGTGCTTCCACTCTTCAGAATAGTGTGTTTAAATCAAATGATCAGGCCTACTTAaacttaaaaaaataagttgTGTCTGATTCTGAGCTCGATAATTTACGTCAGATTGTGCTAGGAAACCATCGTTACCTAACATTCCTTTGGAAGGAACAACATAGTGTTCACGTGACACccaataataattattattattatacagtatatgggTGTGGCATATTGGGCAATTTTATATTTCAGTGGGAGGGTAATTAGGCCTACTTGTTATTTTGACACAACAAAGGTTGCGTTTATGACATGAATTCTTGACCAATTTAGTTTGCTGTTACAACTGAAGGAACATCTGGAGCCAAAATCATTAGTCAGACAGATTCTGTATCGCTTAAAAATTGTGAAGAAGTTTTTCCTCCCTTTGGTGCGCCGATGTCTGCTGAACGTAGCTTACTACTGAGTAAGCATGTAGTTGTGTgtgcctggtgtgtgtctctgtgtctttgttACTATGTGATGTAACGTACACTATATGTGTGTGGGCCTATGTTTACATGCGTATGTTTACAGCGTGCGCGTTGCGTATATGGATCTCTGTTGCTGCGTAGGAGTCCATGAATTATTCACACCGCCCCCTTCTGCCTCTGCTTTGAAGCCTATCTGCCAGCCCAGCACTGCTGTAGCCTCTCTTCAGAACCAGCAGCCCGGCTCCCTGAGTGGAACACAATacacaggagaggaagggagaaatgaaagagagggaggcagagagagagagagagagagagagagagagagagagagagagaaagacagagagagagagtgtgtgtgtgagagagagaggccaaaagaaagaggaacagtcaaggtgtgtgtgtgtgtgtgtggtgtgtgcatgtgtatttgggagagagacggagcgagGCTCCTGGAGGTTCATGGCTCTGGGTCCTTTCttgatcctctctctccactattTCAATTTTTTTGAAGTGATAATTTGTTCCATTGCCATGGCGACTCCACCGCCTACGCACCAAGTATTAAACCAGAGGTGCTGAGCTCGGAATGTTGTTCACGTGCTAATGAGGACAGGGCTTTGTGTCCATGTTGTTTTGGTTGGTAAACGTATTCCAATCTTCCCTTGAGAGGTGCCCAGGTGTGTGCTGCATGGGCACGGCTGGTCGCCCCTGGTGACTGAGAACGCCGCGGTCTCATCAAGcccacagagagggggggggggggggggggggggctcggctCACTTCAAACTGCCAAACACAGATGAGAGCGGTCTCATGCGGTAACGCAGCGGTTTTATCCCCACTCTGTTCTATGACACCCAGCTCTAGGGAAGTTCAGCGgtgaacaagaagaagaagagagaaaggggaccaGTGGCGTTACAGAGATGGATTTAATGAGGCGCTCTGTTTTTTAAATGGCAAGTCCATGTTTGCACTTTCAAAGGGAAACAGAGAAAGTGGGTCAGCGGAATAGAAACGCAGGCCAGTTGGGAAGGGTGTCGTAATTGGACTTCATTACACGAgcgcgagtgtgtgtttctgtttccctttctcttctcctacTCTTACAGGAtctaagagagagaaaaaaaggacgAAGCATAAAGACGAATGACGCAGGGATAATCCTTTGATCACATATCAGTGACTCCCACCTGAATGCAAAGTATTCTCTAAGGCTTCATATTATTTCAGTTGAAGGGGACAGAGGGAATACCACTAGCAGTTTCTAACTCCAAAAAAGGCTCATGTGAAGAATTAAGATCTGAAAGAGTTGCAGAAAGATGGAAAATGACAAGGCAATGGGGGCACCAAGAAAAGAGTCAGAATTTAGAGCGAACCAAAGGAGCCCATTGAGTTCGCCAACCTGCTGTCCAATGGAACTTTTTAGCCCAGATTTTACATTATGCAACCCAGAGAGAAAAAACATGACACACTCACTTTGTCAGAGACCCACACAAAACATTTCAAGCactcaaacagagagacagagaagtacAAAGACAAATGAAGGAAGTGCACACAGTGGGTAGTCTGGTGGAGAAAGA of Osmerus mordax isolate fOsmMor3 chromosome 4, fOsmMor3.pri, whole genome shotgun sequence contains these proteins:
- the LOC136942607 gene encoding coiled-coil domain-containing protein 136-like, translated to MDGLRLPPLIEEALDSTDDPSDLKAESSPTMDHEITAKERGVLEENNEKEEMDQEREREEEEEERKRKEEEDPEPLTEEQELEELRSQVLQLLLELGEARETSNKHQETFHELQGFLEDERLASAHQAEAFTRQIQNLQAQLRSVQEEMDSLEEEKESELAEAQEELHSAQEEVLLLQQAAEEAAGERENDIASLQEELCRLRAELQRLGDEAMEYELEITTLRAEISMKSQRREVERREGDVDLLKEECNTLREECVTLKEDNGRLSERLQQLQRQRTSSSSVYLSLREEGEGTEGLDMEAGTEGLDMEAGTEEGVNKSYMTMAQSTGTNCHQVDASIQKNISFDGKPMTPTGWNGGFGEIFSLRDQLKQAEERASQVQRECEGLKTELQELQALYDCSQKERAVLEDELQRCKAELEKLSGERGQSFIHPSEHPVLSIPFIGMIVIVAVVWCWLSELASQRARGVR